The Fictibacillus phosphorivorans genomic sequence TTTCACTTTAATCCTTTTAACAGGCTGTTTTCCTAGTAAAAAGATTCTAGAAGATGTTCAACTCGTTTCCGCCGTAGGTTATGATTATAAGTCAAACAGCCAAGTGGAGTTGAACGGAATGGTAGCGATTCCTCAACGCGGTGAAGATGTTCCTCCTATTTCGGAAGTTTTCACAGCAACCACGAATACGAGCAAGATGGCAAGAGCATTAGAACAAGCTGAATCACCTAAACCATTTGAAATCGGACGGTTAGATATTGCTCTATATAATAAACGTTTAGCTGAAAAGGGCATCTATGATCTAGTAGACACCCTTCAACGTGATCCTTCTTTAGGTCGCGACCTCTATATGGCAATCGTAAAAGGAAGTACAAAAACATTACTAAAGCAACAATACCCGCTCAGCGAAACGCCTTCTAAGTATCTGCTTCAGCTGCTTGATCAAAATATGAACGCGAACATCCCAAAGTCAAACTTACATGATTTTTTGTATACGTATTACGGTAAAGGGATGGATCCAAACTTGCCACTTCTAGAGAAGCAAGGAGATCGAATAAGAGTAATAGGAACAGCACTTCTAAAAGACGATAAAATGGTGGGACAACTAAAACTTGAAGATTCTTTTCTTTTAAAACTTCTCATGGAACCCTTCGAAAAAGGTATCTATGAAGTGAAATTTAAAAAGAATCAATTTTTCACGATTCAAAACCTGTCTTCTAAAGTAGAATATCGATTCAAAAATGTGAAACGATCACCAAAAGTAGATATTTCGGTAAAAGTGAAAGGACGAGTTAGTGAAGCGCCCAAAATTCCGGTGAGTGATCCCTATCTTATCGAGCAGCTTGAAAGTGCAACAGAAAAAGCGATGAATAGACGAACCAATAAAATCGTTAAGAAGTTACAAAAAGCAAAGATTGATACAATTGGATTAGGAGATCTCGCTAGAAGTAGAACACGAGGATTTGATTTTAAACGCTGGGACGAACAATATCCTAATATCCCAATCAACGTTAAAGTGAAGGTGGAAATTACGCAGGCAGGGATTACGGAGTAGCCACTAGTTTTGTGGGAATTCCGGCTTTGGATTAGTTTTGACGAGAAGTAATCTTGTGTCGAATATCGGATAAAAAATTTTATCCGTGAAATAATTAAGCTTATACGTGAATATATTACAATTTACCGTGAAATTATTTGGAATTACCGTGGATATATGGCTTAATATCCCCTCTTGTATGTGTCATGCGCACTTTCAATTACAATGCCCACCTCAAATGGACATCACTCAAATAAAAAAGAAGCTTTTACTCAATGTTCTCAAAACATTAAGTAAAAAGCTTCTTTTATTAGTAAGTTCAGCCGCCAGAGCCTCCTGCACCAGCTCCGGCTGAAGATCGTTTTCGTTTTTCGATCGCATTAACTCCCATTACAACAGCAATTAGCTCTTCTGTTAACAATCGATCTGAAGTGTGTTTTAACTCATAAGCAGAAGCTTGGAAAAATCCATTCACTTTTTTAAACGTCGCTACTTCCTCCTTGTTCTCATCAAAAACGGTATACTCTTTTGAAAAAGCAGGAGCTTCAATTTCATAATTTTGCACATTCGTTATGTAATGATATTTTTTAGAAAATAACGCAAACGATGATTTTACAACACCGAGTTCCCTGCCGTCTGATTGCTTAACCACCCATTTTCCCGATAAGAAAGGAAAATTCCCTTCAACGATTAACCTTCCGGATGCATCTTCAATACTCACACCTGAAGAAAATGCGCTTCTTAGATCAAGGACACCTTGTTTCTGATGC encodes the following:
- a CDS encoding Ger(x)C family spore germination protein codes for the protein MVKKNLIFVFTLILLTGCFPSKKILEDVQLVSAVGYDYKSNSQVELNGMVAIPQRGEDVPPISEVFTATTNTSKMARALEQAESPKPFEIGRLDIALYNKRLAEKGIYDLVDTLQRDPSLGRDLYMAIVKGSTKTLLKQQYPLSETPSKYLLQLLDQNMNANIPKSNLHDFLYTYYGKGMDPNLPLLEKQGDRIRVIGTALLKDDKMVGQLKLEDSFLLKLLMEPFEKGIYEVKFKKNQFFTIQNLSSKVEYRFKNVKRSPKVDISVKVKGRVSEAPKIPVSDPYLIEQLESATEKAMNRRTNKIVKKLQKAKIDTIGLGDLARSRTRGFDFKRWDEQYPNIPINVKVKVEITQAGITE